The genomic segment AATTCTGGAATTCTAAAACCTGTTCTTCCATTCATTGATTTATCAAAAATTAACTTCATATTATCCCCTCCAAAAAAGAACATATAAAGTCTATTTCTTCTTTAGTATTTAATTCAGTAGCACAAAATAAAGCAATATTTTTTTCACCTGTTATTTTTTCTAAATTTAAAGGGCCAAAATATTTTTGTTCATGCAATTTTTTATTTATTTTATCTATAGAAATTTTTGATTTTAAAGCAAATTCATTAAAAAATGTTCCTTCAAAAACAGGTTCAAATTTTTCTGTTTTTATTAGCTTATTATATAAATAATGAGATTTATGATAATTTTGCATCGCTATTTCTTTTATACCTGTTCTACCCATTATACTCATATAAACAGCAGCTAATAAAGCATTATGAGCGTGATTCGAACAGATATTTGAAGTTGCTTTTTCTCTTCTTATATGCTGTTCTCTTGTTTGAAGAATCATCACAAATCCTTCTTTCCCATTATCATCTATAGTTTTACCTATAATTCTTCCTGGCATATTTCTAATAAATTCTTTTTTAGAAGAAAAAAATCCAAATCCTGGTCCTCCAAACCCTGGGGCATTTCCAAGAGGTTGCCCTTCTCCAACTACTATATCAGCTCCAAGTTTCCCAGGTGATTGAAAAGCTCCAAGCATTATAGGATTTGAAACAACTATTAAAAGTATATTTTTTGGAATAATTTCTCTTATTTCTTCTATATCTTCAATTATTCCATAAAAGTTTGGATAACCTATTACTACAGAGGATATTTCATCATTTATTTTATTTTTTAAATCTGTTATGTTGATTTTCCCTGTTTTTTTATCATAATTTATCTTTTCTAAATTGAATTCTTGAGGTTTTAAATATGTCTCACAAACTTCAATATATTCAGGATGTATAGTATTCGCTATTAATGTTTTATATTTTTTATTAATTCTACCAGCCATTAAAATTGCTTCTGCAACTGAAGTTGCTCCATCATACATAGATGAATTTGAAACTTCTAAACCTGTAAGCTCAGATATCATAGTTTGAAATTCATACATTATTTGTAATGTTCCTTGAGAAACTTCAGCTTGATAAGGGGTATAAGCTGTTAAAAAACCTCTTTTAGCTCCTATTTGATATACTATTGATGGAATATAATGATTATATATTCCACCTCCTCTAAAACAACCAAAATCTCTAATATTGTCATTTAAAGATGCTTTTTCTCTTAAACTTCTTTTTAAATTAATTTCTGATATTGAATTTGG from the Oceanotoga teriensis genome contains:
- the gcvPA gene encoding aminomethyl-transferring glycine dehydrogenase subunit GcvPA; amino-acid sequence: MYPYLPHTDEDINKMLKTIGVNAIDDLYSDVPELLNRDLNIPNSISEINLKRSLREKASLNDNIRDFGCFRGGGIYNHYIPSIVYQIGAKRGFLTAYTPYQAEVSQGTLQIMYEFQTMISELTGLEVSNSSMYDGATSVAEAILMAGRINKKYKTLIANTIHPEYIEVCETYLKPQEFNLEKINYDKKTGKINITDLKNKINDEISSVVIGYPNFYGIIEDIEEIREIIPKNILLIVVSNPIMLGAFQSPGKLGADIVVGEGQPLGNAPGFGGPGFGFFSSKKEFIRNMPGRIIGKTIDDNGKEGFVMILQTREQHIRREKATSNICSNHAHNALLAAVYMSIMGRTGIKEIAMQNYHKSHYLYNKLIKTEKFEPVFEGTFFNEFALKSKISIDKINKKLHEQKYFGPLNLEKITGEKNIALFCATELNTKEEIDFICSFLEGII